From Gossypium raimondii isolate GPD5lz chromosome 11, ASM2569854v1, whole genome shotgun sequence:
CTACTGTAAAAATCAccctattttcgtaaataatctAGACCCAATATCactttcataattaattatttttataaaatttataatatttaaatagtttttttacaaactttatgttttttacattttgataatattattattaaattcaagtaattttaaataattcatattcttACAATGGtgcttttgttttcaaaaaattcctaCTCTAATGCGCGAACAATTGCTTAGCTAAGTGCATAACTttgacataaaaaaatttaggacctaaattgaataaaaaaaaattgaggctccaaaatgtgatttaacaatccaaataataaataaaaaggaaataggTTTAAATACGCATTTGGCCCCAAATTTGGCATCTTCTCCTAgttaaaaatttagggttttaaatacTGAAAAGGTTTAAATACCACATGATGCAAAACAAGATAAAATAGGAGATATATCAATGGTTTCATATCTCTACAACATGAataagatatatttttatttataaacttggtaattaaatttattttggtatctGTAATTATTTTTGTGACTTGAACTTAATGACTAGGTCCATTTTGATCcctaaatttgaaaagataTAAAAGTTTCATAGTCAATCGATTCAACCACTTTGTTCGGATCGTTATATTAATCAGTTCTCAATCTATTCGATTTGGTCTTAATCTAGTAATACTAATCACATCATCAAATCTTGACATTATCCAAATTTAGGGaccaaaatgaatttaattactaaataaaataacaaaaatggacCTAATTGACAAGTTTCAAAGACAAAAATTATACTATCAAACCTATCAATAtgacaaaaaatacaaacacaataaaaaaaatcaaacatggCAATATTAGATATCACATGATACCAAACGATATAATAGAAAGATAATACACCAACATGAAATATATCATTGTTTTAAGATAGAATATCACaatgtaatataaattattaaaggtatcaaaatttatataaaataaaatattttaaatgcaaTTATAACTGAACAAAATAGACcaacataatataaattcaagAACAATCTAgataaaattcaaacataacaATATTAGATACCATATGTTACaacatcaacataaaatatatcaatatctcAAAATCCAtccatataatataaaatattaatctttCAAAGCTCATCTCAAATATGATTATAACACAACACCACATGAATAAGGTCCAGACAAACAAGGTAAGTAAATATAGAAACCTAAAGTCCATGAAAAACAAATTGAAGCAGGGTGATTTTCCAAATATTTTGCTGCAACTGCAAAAACACCCTTTGATTCACAACTATGAGAGCTCAGCCACTAATGATTTTGGAACCCCTTTTTTTAGTTGCACCCAACCATTGTTGAACAGCAAATAAAACAAGCCGATCATGCAACAGCTCATCAGCAAACTCCACTTGAAAATCTTGTTCCTTAGCGCTCTTGAGTGCGGCTCCCCATTTTTTCAAACTATACTTGTCCAAATCCTTGACTAGCAAATCTTCCATCTCTTTAATTGCAGCGCAGACCAGAAGTTGACTACCAATTTTGATACATTCAGTGGCTTTTCCACGAGCCTGTTCGATTCGAATTGCAATAGATTTAAGGTAATCTGGAGGTGCCAGACCAGTAACGTGTCGTAAGGCAGGGAAGTCTTGAAAATCCACTTTGTTGTTGTCTTCGGCATAAATTTCCTTTTCCAACTCATTAATTTTAGACTTTAATTCGTCTTGAACATCCCCTTTGCTATTGTCTTTGGCATAAATTTCGTTTGCCAACTCATTATATTTAGACTGTAATTCTTCATGAGTTGGCAAACTTCCATGATCATCAGCAACTTCTTCCATCCATGGATATTCAGAATAAAACTGAAATAACAAACACCAAAAACATGTCATAATTTGGTAAAAGGACCACGGAAACCCCTATGCTAGGAGTGAGATTGTATTTTGcctctctttactaaaaaaaaatcaaattaatccctatataTTCGATTAAAAAGCAAAATAGTCATTTCTGTTATAAAACATGATATTAGATGCATACACTAAATTCAAGTACTATTAAAACATTCGAGAAAGAACATTTATATCTAATGCTACTTTCGTAATTCAAGTTTTCAAATCTACCACTCATCATCtaccaaatttatatatatatatatatatatatatatatacaccatACCTCTTTTTGAAGAGTCTCCAGGTCGAAGTCCTGAAATTTAGgagaaatataaacaaatgattAAAGATGCTAATAAGGGCAAGTCTAAAAATAACTTCAGATATTGAGACCTGAAAAAAGAAGCTATGGGTAGACAACAAATTAATCAAGAAAGATatgcatttctttttctttccaagTTTATAGGTTTAACATATATAGTATTTTCAAAGCTGTGTCACTTTATACTCGTTTGACACATGAATGAACATTGGTTTAGAATATAACTTTTGAGGtttttctaaatatatgaatttaaaaaatttaaatatgtcaaGGTTAGACGTGAATCCATACAAAAACACTCATAATTGAAAATGACTTCTTACTAGATCTAGAAAAGAAGTGTAATGGATGAGGAAACACTTTACATTGTGATGAGATTTATAAATGAGGAATGTACCGACACATATTTGAATATAGGTATATCTTCAAATACACAAATACGTATCCAATGCGTAAACCTGAATCCAAACAAATAGCTGAAAAAGAGACTTCTTGCTACGTCTAAAAACAAGTGTAGTGCATAAGGACAtgcattataattataattataattataattataattataatactaTATTAGTTAATATCAATGATAAGAAATGTGCAGACCTCGTTATTAAGGAACATTGCCACAGGGTTCTTTCCTTTGTTCAACTCCTGAAAAGCCAAGTTAAATCGTTAGATCAAGAGGATATTGAACTCggtaattatatttgtaaacaTTGGTGTACCTTTAGTTGTTGATTAGATTGTAGGAGCTCATTTCCTACTTGGAGCAATTTCTGCTTTGCCTCAGCTTCTGGTAAACGCTGTCCCTTGTGATTCCGCTGGATTTCCTTGATATTTTGCTTAACTTTCTTGAGATCAGATAGCAGTGGCCATTTTGCTTCGATTTGCTCAAGGGAGCCGAAAATTTTTGGTAAGAGATCACAGGCTCTCTCCGCAATCATCTTATACATATTCAAAGAAGTCTTCATGCCACCAAATATACGCACAAAACAAGTGTTAGAAACATATAGACATTGACAATGCAAGGATTTTCGGACTAATAGCCTGAATCATTGACTAGTTGATGGGCGACCAATCCAGGCGGTGTGGGATTTATTATCTTCATCATAAATGTATAATGCACAACAATAATTTGAGTTGAATATGAGACTTACTTTACTTATTTTTCTGTCAAGTCGATCCACTAAAATTTTCGCACCTCCCTGTATAGGTTTTTCCTCAATAAGTTCTTTCCTTCTCGGTTTCGGCTCTGGTTGTTCTTGAAGAGTTGGTGATTCACCGATAGAAAGGGTTCCCCGGCGCTGCTTCTTTGTGACTCGTCCTTTAGCTGCTGAAAAGTTACAAGAGACTAATTCATGTTCTCTTTTCATGCCCAAGTTAGCCTGATTACAATCGACCGAAAACAACAGTCCGCTGCCGCCATCTTGTACTTGAGGTGTCGCCCTACCAAACTGTAGAAGGTTTCCTGTAGATTCGAGGCTGGACAACGGCAGTCCGTCCACGCCATACGGTACTACAGGCGTCGCCCTCCCAGGCTGTCGAAGGTTTCCTGTAGGTTCCAGGCTGGACAACAGCAGTCCGTCCGCGCTAGTTTCTACTTTAGATGTCTCCGTCTGAGGGTCTACCGTAGATCCCAGGTTGGTGTTGCTCGGAGAGTAATCAGCAAAAAGTTCGCCATAGTTGAAATCACTGTCATGGTTGGTCATCTTTCACAGATCTGGGGAAATTAAAATCAGATCAGCGGAAATCATTGAACAGAAAACACTAACGATTTTGCTGGATTCAGATAGAAAGAAACAAACGAACTCCACTCAAACAACAGATATAAAGTAACAAAACCAAAGGATATGAAACCAGATTTCCTAAAACTCTACCATTAAAAGGACACTCACAGCAAAATCAAAGTCAGAGATAGAGAAGGAAAAAGCTGGCTGCGcaaagaaatgaatgaaatcaaatcatttatgaaatgaaatgatttatAGGGAATTAAGTCAAGTGGTATTGAAGACAGCTCGAGAAATTTGAAGGAACTCGAGACGGAGTATGTAAATTTGTATATTGGTAGGTCCACTGACCAGCCTTTCCACGCGTACCCTCCATATCTTTTTTTCCTTGATTTAAGTTACTAGGCTATTTTACCGACCCAAAATAACGACAAAAGGcccatttacaaaaaaaaaattatggaaatggattgttttgtataaaattttctaGAAGGGGTCGGCTCCCCTGAAATGGGTTAAGTTGATGTCGTTTTTAAGGGAAACGTGAGAAAATGTGTTTAGCCCAACTCTTTTTTCCCTAATAATATGTAAAACGCGTCTACGTCAGCACGATTTAGTAAAGCACTTCAACGTAGAAGTATTTTTGCCCGTGCTCTAACGGTCAACTCCAACGACTATTTGAACTAGGCGTTGGACCCCAacggtaaatatatatatatatataaatctccCTACAGACGCATTTTTCACACACAATTCTCTCCTAAATCTCTCAAAAATCTTTCAAATAGtctcttaaattatttttctcaattctatatttttatccaaattattctttttattattttttattagtaattttaagaaatagtatttttttttaaaaaaatttgtgttcaattatatatttagcaATGGTCGGGTCTCTAATCCGTCTTGATAACAAGCACATCTCCGTAAccaattgcaaatggtaagaataaatttttaaatttttaaaatttttttatttcatagttataattgaacttaattttttttataacttttatataaataagtGGATGATCGAATTTTGTAATACCACATTCATAATTTACCCaatcctccatcaccgttaatCGAAACATATCTGGGGGAAGTTGGTTTTTTGCACATGGCTCTTGTAGGCCGGGGGTGTAAGTTGAAGTCAAAACTCATAAGTGCATTGGTAAAAAGGTGGAAACTCAAGACACACACATTTCATTTTCCATGCGGTGAGTGTACTATCACTTTAGAAGGCGTATAGTTACAATTGGTATTACCTGTGTAAGGTTGGTAGTCATTGGGTCTGTTCGGCCTGTTGACTGGGGAACCCCATATTATGATCTTTTGGGTGTGGTTCCGTAAACAATTTACGGAGGTCGGATCGAAATGGCCTAGTTAAGAAATAATTTCGCGGAGCTGTTTGAGGATTCGACTGAAGTCCACAGAGAACAATACGTTCGGGCATACATCCTTCAAATCATCGGGGGTATCCTAATGCTGAATAAGTTATGAAATCTCCTCCATCTAAGGTGGCTACTGAAACTCTTCGATTTTAGAGTAGCAGATGAACTTAGTTGGTGGTCCATCGTGTTGGCGACTTTGTATCGAGATATGTGTCAGGCGACACAAccagaaaaaatcaaaattgatggTTGCCTTTTATTACTGCAATCATGGCATCAGTAccactttccatttttacgtccttAAGTGAACTACCTATATACATTCTCACTCGTAATAAGGTAAAATTTAGTATATATTAccattattaaattgatttaaaatcaaattattatgctaataagttatttaaataGGTGGAACCATACCCTGAGTTGCGTGGGATTACCTATCGAGCCTCaagatatacgacttctattagaccaatGATCGGAAGCAgatgtatgtatttatttaattttgaactatATACAAATAACGTAGTTGAtttcatattttgtatttagtagtgtatatatataactaatgtTTTTATCACATTCATATAGTTTAAATAGGCACCATACGATAATTGGGAAATTCGGGTAGTAATCCTTAAGGAATACATTGAAATCTAAGGCTAAGACGGATAAAAGTCCTCATATTGATGATTTCGAGATATCATAATggaaattttctaacaaaatagTTATACTATCGACATTTTCAACTGTTCTTGCCTCTCAAACAGGAAGAGATGTTAAAGTCACAAGTCTTTCATCTGGTCTTGAAAATTCCACATATACCTCAAGAAACGGTGATCCACTTTCGAGGTGTGTCTACACCATTGCCTTCAAGCCCCAAGCACCTTTGATATCTCACGGAATCGACTAAAACACAAAATCAATACTTAATAGATGAAACTTTCATTGTCATAGATCTAAAATATttcgcctaattcttttacgaaattCTATCAACTCTATATTCTGGTTAAAAGCAAATCATATTGTGTtctctaataaaaaaaaatcacattgtTCTAGATTTCACAAACCTCACCACTGCATTAATGCATTCCAAATACAACAGTTACAACCGCTTTCGGTTTTCTAACATTCCCCACCATATAAAGGCCATGTAGACTTTGAAACTATGTAGTCGACAAACAACTTCAATATCTATTGCTTTATTGCATGTACACTTGAGCCATCActtgttttgataaatatgtaatttaatcACTCATAATTCtccatttattcaatttaatccttattcatccattttcaaCCCTTAAAGATATATGCACTATTAACCCTTCAACTTTcccatatttatactttaacccctcaaaattttaaatatttacacataaaccaatatttttcatatttatattttgaccctTCAAATTCTGAATAACTATACTTGTATCTCAAATTTTGACCTTTCTTTTATCTTGTTTATATCATTTTCTCACATTATCGAAAAATCAATTATACACTTTCAATTTTTTACTACTTTCATAATAATTCAGGAGTATTACATTCTCGATTCTGACGGCGATAAGTTGCATGTACTCCGGAGTTTCATTGTCCCTTCCACAAAGTTAATAATCAAAAATAGCCTTTTCACTTTGCATTGTAAGAGGCAAATCTTCTCAATCTTGATCAGAGGTAATAGGCTCATTAGTAGCAAGTTCTTCTGAACAAACCATGTAAAGGCTGCAGACAGctgaaacaacaaaaaataggCAAGTGCCGTAAGTTCGAAGTGTAATATATtgtaataaagaaattatatcgATACCTCAATTTTTCAAAGTCTAGTTCCCAACCCTTGAAATGTAAGAGAATATGAATAAAGGATTGAAATGAAAAGCCGTCCAGTAAGGCAACCCCAGACTGATCACTTGAGAAATTATGAACCCTTGATACAGCAGAAAATGGAGATGCAACAGAGATACATATGCACCCAAAATTGATCAAGTAAATTGATTTTCCAAATCACTTTGTTTTGTCGTTTTCATTAACTTGGTTTTGATCATGATTTTCCAATCCAATAAATATACAACTATGTACATATGCACCTATATCATACCTCTCTTCTTAAGGGTCCTAAGAACAACTCGAGGCATTGAGGCCGGATATAGACCGCAAAAATACAGAGTTTTCAATGCAAAAGTAAATGCAGAATTGGAGAAGCAGGGAGAGTCCTAC
This genomic window contains:
- the LOC105761750 gene encoding uncharacterized protein LOC105761750, whose product is MTNHDSDFNYGELFADYSPSNTNLGSTVDPQTETSKVETSADGLLLSSLEPTGNLRQPGRATPVVPYGVDGLPLSSLESTGNLLQFGRATPQVQDGGSGLLFSVDCNQANLGMKREHELVSCNFSAAKGRVTKKQRRGTLSIGESPTLQEQPEPKPRRKELIEEKPIQGGAKILVDRLDRKISKTSLNMYKMIAERACDLLPKIFGSLEQIEAKWPLLSDLKKVKQNIKEIQRNHKGQRLPEAEAKQKLLQVGNELLQSNQQLKELNKGKNPVAMFLNNEDFDLETLQKEFYSEYPWMEEVADDHGSLPTHEELQSKYNELANEIYAKDNSKGDVQDELKSKINELEKEIYAEDNNKVDFQDFPALRHVTGLAPPDYLKSIAIRIEQARGKATECIKIGSQLLVCAAIKEMEDLLVKDLDKYSLKKWGAALKSAKEQDFQVEFADELLHDRLVLFAVQQWLGATKKRGSKIISG